A genomic region of [Eubacterium] eligens ATCC 27750 contains the following coding sequences:
- a CDS encoding RNA polymerase sigma factor, producing the protein MGLLSKGQDVELIKRILDNNDRKAADELVSRYYKCVYKHIYIKVKDEETGMDITQETFIAALRGLGSFNDAKASFKTWLTRIADNKVTDYFRSRQYHESIVTQIMDDTLPETADERAGTETSVLDKLSYEEMEKMYGHHKNCEWETFRLKVYEGYTFGEISASQGVELSTVKSRYYSMLKRVRKEWDYLE; encoded by the coding sequence ATGGGTTTGCTGTCTAAAGGTCAGGATGTCGAACTGATAAAAAGAATCCTTGATAATAATGACAGAAAAGCGGCAGATGAACTTGTAAGCCGTTATTACAAATGTGTATATAAGCACATTTATATTAAGGTTAAAGATGAAGAGACGGGGATGGATATCACGCAGGAAACATTTATTGCGGCATTAAGAGGGTTGGGGTCCTTTAATGATGCAAAAGCTTCATTTAAGACATGGCTTACAAGAATTGCTGACAACAAGGTCACAGATTATTTCAGGAGCAGGCAGTATCATGAGAGTATTGTTACCCAGATTATGGATGATACTTTACCAGAAACAGCAGATGAAAGAGCAGGTACGGAGACGAGTGTGCTTGATAAGCTTTCATATGAAGAGATGGAAAAAATGTATGGTCATCATAAGAATTGTGAATGGGAGACATTCAGACTGAAAGTGTACGAGGGATATACTTTTGGGGAAATCAGTGCCAGTCAGGGGGTTGAACTTAGTACGGTAAAGAGCAGATATTATTCAATGCTTAAACGAGTCAGAAAGGAGTGGGATTATCTTGAGTAA
- a CDS encoding iron-containing alcohol dehydrogenase, protein MVRFTLPRDLYHGKGSLEALKTLEGKKAIICVGGGSMKRNGFLQKAEDYLKEAGMEVKLFEGIESDPSVETVMKGAAVMTEFEPDWIVAIGGGSPIDAAKAMWIKYEYPDTTFEDMCKVFGLPKLRKKAHFCAVSSTSGTATEVTAFSIITDYEKGIKYPIADFEITPDVAIVDPELAETMPVKLVAHTGMDAMTHAIEAYVSTANCDYTDPLALHAMEMIQANLVKSYNGDMAARDSMHNAQCLAGMAFSNALLGIVHSMAHKTGAAFKGGHIIHGAANAMYLPKVIKFNAKDETAAKRYAFIADFLHLGGNTQDEKIDNLIAMLRKMNDELNIPHCIKNYGEGGLPAETGFVSEEEFKAKLHDIAANAILDACTGSNPRQPSQEEMEKLLTCCYYDTEVDF, encoded by the coding sequence ATGGTTCGATTTACTTTACCAAGAGATTTGTATCATGGAAAGGGTTCTTTGGAAGCCCTCAAGACACTTGAAGGAAAGAAAGCTATCATCTGCGTTGGTGGCGGATCTATGAAGCGTAACGGTTTCCTTCAGAAAGCAGAGGATTACCTCAAGGAAGCAGGAATGGAAGTTAAGCTTTTCGAGGGTATCGAGTCTGATCCATCAGTTGAGACTGTTATGAAGGGCGCTGCTGTTATGACAGAGTTTGAGCCAGACTGGATTGTTGCTATCGGCGGAGGTTCTCCTATTGATGCTGCTAAGGCAATGTGGATTAAGTATGAATATCCTGATACAACATTTGAAGATATGTGCAAGGTATTCGGTCTTCCTAAGCTTCGTAAGAAAGCTCATTTCTGTGCAGTTTCATCTACATCAGGAACAGCTACAGAGGTAACAGCATTCTCTATTATTACAGATTATGAGAAAGGTATTAAGTATCCTATAGCAGATTTCGAGATTACTCCTGATGTTGCTATTGTTGATCCTGAGCTTGCAGAGACTATGCCGGTTAAGCTTGTAGCACATACAGGTATGGACGCCATGACACATGCAATTGAGGCTTATGTATCAACTGCTAACTGTGATTACACAGATCCACTGGCACTTCATGCTATGGAGATGATTCAGGCTAATCTCGTTAAATCATACAACGGAGATATGGCAGCAAGAGATTCAATGCACAACGCACAATGTCTTGCAGGTATGGCATTCTCTAATGCATTACTTGGTATCGTTCATTCAATGGCACATAAGACAGGTGCAGCATTTAAAGGTGGACATATTATCCATGGTGCAGCTAATGCTATGTATCTTCCTAAGGTTATCAAGTTCAATGCCAAGGATGAGACAGCAGCTAAGAGATATGCATTTATCGCTGATTTCTTACATCTTGGTGGCAATACACAGGATGAGAAGATTGACAATCTTATCGCTATGTTAAGAAAGATGAATGATGAACTTAATATTCCTCACTGCATCAAGAATTATGGTGAGGGTGGTCTCCCAGCAGAGACAGGATTTGTATCAGAGGAAGAATTCAAGGCTAAGTTACACGACATCGCAGCCAATGCTATCCTTGATGCATGTACAGGTTCTAATCCACGTCAGCCAAGTCAGGAAGAGATGGAGAAGCTTCTTACATGCTGCTACTATGATACAGAAGTTGACTTCTAA
- a CDS encoding ferritin-like domain-containing protein, with product MALNEKEKTTIKDLQTQEQTCIKKYKKYGQDAKDPVLKELFSTLERNEQKHYDTLGQILEGKVPECDCNDCEGKEYEPEATYDVMSKSDDKESDAFLATDSIGSEKLVSGEYNTNVFNFADTAIRKILADIQIEEQNHAEMLYKYKTVNGMA from the coding sequence ATGGCATTGAATGAAAAAGAAAAGACTACGATTAAGGATTTACAGACTCAGGAGCAGACCTGTATCAAGAAGTACAAGAAGTATGGACAGGATGCTAAAGATCCTGTGTTAAAGGAGCTGTTCTCTACATTAGAGAGGAATGAGCAGAAGCACTATGACACATTAGGACAGATTCTTGAGGGAAAAGTTCCTGAATGTGACTGCAACGACTGTGAGGGAAAAGAGTATGAGCCTGAGGCAACATATGATGTGATGAGTAAGTCAGATGATAAGGAAAGCGACGCATTTTTAGCAACAGACAGTATTGGCTCTGAAAAACTTGTATCGGGAGAGTATAATACGAATGTGTTTAATTTTGCTGATACAGCCATCAGAAAGATTCTTGCTGATATCCAGATTGAGGAGCAGAATCATGCAGAAATGCTTTATAAATATAAGACTGTTAATGGAATGGCTTAA
- a CDS encoding AAA family ATPase, translating to MNDNNYYLKKSKAVLREVRKSVIGKDDVICKVYMAIIVGGHVLLDDIPGVGKTTMAHAFANALGLKCNRVQFTPDVMPSDITGFSMYNRQTGKFEFKQGAAMCNLLLADEINRTSPKTQSALLQIMEEYRVTVDGETYDLPEPFMVIATQNPIGSIGTQKLPESQMDRFMVKLSMGYPSVEDEITIMKSRSENDKRKILSECVLDNGDIQAIKEAVSDIYVDDSIYEYVANIVDKTRHRENIIQGVSPRGSISIISMAKAEAFLRGNEYVLPSDIKNIAVETLAHRLITNVAGAAGNEAAKKEITDILRMIPVPKMQEK from the coding sequence ATGAACGACAATAATTATTACTTAAAGAAATCTAAAGCTGTTTTAAGAGAAGTAAGGAAATCAGTTATAGGAAAAGATGATGTCATATGCAAGGTGTATATGGCAATAATTGTGGGAGGACATGTTCTGTTAGATGATATTCCCGGAGTTGGAAAAACAACAATGGCACATGCATTTGCTAATGCATTAGGACTTAAATGCAACAGAGTACAGTTTACACCGGATGTAATGCCATCAGATATAACAGGATTTTCAATGTATAACAGACAGACAGGAAAATTTGAATTCAAGCAGGGGGCAGCTATGTGCAACCTGCTTCTTGCTGATGAAATAAACAGAACATCACCAAAGACACAATCTGCATTGTTACAGATAATGGAGGAGTACAGGGTGACGGTTGATGGCGAAACATATGATCTTCCGGAACCGTTTATGGTTATTGCAACACAGAATCCGATAGGTTCAATAGGTACACAGAAATTGCCGGAATCGCAGATGGACAGATTCATGGTAAAACTTTCTATGGGATATCCTTCAGTTGAGGATGAAATTACAATTATGAAAAGCAGGTCTGAGAATGATAAAAGAAAGATATTGTCAGAGTGTGTACTTGATAATGGCGATATTCAGGCAATTAAGGAAGCAGTATCTGACATATATGTAGATGATTCAATTTATGAATATGTTGCTAATATTGTAGACAAGACAAGGCATAGAGAAAATATAATACAGGGTGTATCGCCAAGAGGAAGCATTTCGATTATTTCTATGGCTAAAGCAGAGGCATTTCTAAGAGGTAATGAATATGTTCTGCCATCAGATATTAAGAATATAGCCGTTGAGACACTTGCGCACAGACTTATTACTAATGTTGCCGGGGCAGCAGGTAATGAAGCAGCCAAGAAAGAAATAACAGATATATTAAGAATGATACCTGTACCAAAGATGCAGGAGAAATAA
- a CDS encoding DUF58 domain-containing protein, whose product MKRRRILYIFCLLIVLGVNIFYVEYQIFIMLVLMLVIPACSWFVYFISALGMGISMQIKNNVVLKGSKVHLMLIKKNKYNLAFVNGQIHVKYKYYHTGDEFSYTVDIKSGLGKSAGVIDIPVDYCGYIYLWVESIDMCDYLGLFHKRKKYTGLSKVYIVPEYAQADIIQTDGGYSEDMDDAVLYLKSAGDEVSELREYREGDSPRYIHWKKSSILAEDDFIIKEYDNNIYKTVFLVVDTLETGKDKRLSVMSRIYQDAYSQGIAYLEQGIICEYVGWDNSAGNIVRYNFYDNETCMKALMGIMNLKCSVSAAYKACQKLYDLDGIELSSEPIIITYKENE is encoded by the coding sequence ATGAAAAGAAGAAGGATATTATACATTTTCTGTCTTCTGATAGTATTGGGTGTTAATATATTTTATGTTGAATATCAGATTTTTATAATGCTTGTGTTAATGCTGGTGATTCCTGCATGTTCATGGTTTGTATATTTTATTTCTGCATTGGGAATGGGAATAAGCATGCAGATTAAGAATAATGTTGTGCTAAAAGGCAGTAAGGTACATCTGATGCTGATTAAAAAGAATAAGTATAATCTTGCATTTGTAAATGGACAGATTCATGTGAAATATAAGTACTATCACACAGGTGATGAATTTAGTTATACAGTTGATATAAAATCAGGTCTGGGAAAGTCAGCCGGAGTAATAGATATTCCAGTGGATTATTGTGGCTATATATATTTGTGGGTTGAGTCTATTGATATGTGTGATTATCTGGGATTGTTTCATAAGCGGAAAAAATATACAGGTTTAAGCAAGGTTTATATTGTGCCGGAATATGCACAGGCAGATATTATACAGACTGATGGTGGATATAGCGAAGATATGGATGATGCAGTGCTGTATTTGAAATCTGCGGGTGATGAAGTTTCTGAACTCAGGGAGTACAGGGAAGGAGACAGCCCGCGTTATATTCATTGGAAAAAGAGCAGTATATTGGCTGAGGATGACTTTATTATAAAGGAATATGATAATAATATTTATAAAACTGTATTTTTGGTTGTTGATACATTAGAGACAGGTAAAGACAAAAGACTAAGTGTCATGAGCCGGATATATCAGGATGCGTATTCACAGGGGATTGCTTATCTTGAACAGGGAATAATATGTGAGTATGTTGGCTGGGATAATTCTGCCGGGAATATTGTAAGGTATAATTTTTATGACAATGAAACCTGTATGAAAGCACTTATGGGCATTATGAATCTAAAATGCAGTGTCAGTGCGGCATATAAAGCATGTCAGAAATTATATGATCTTGATGGAATTGAACTTTCATCAGAACCAATAATTATTACATACAAGGAAAACGAATAA
- a CDS encoding coiled-coil domain-containing protein, producing MPQINRIRVNNVKYNFGTQVYDDFVMRFNCQNTIYDLANGGGKSLLMLLLMQNMLPNCTLDDKQPIEKLFRQGSGNTCIHSLVEWKLDPCYQKDGFRFMTTGFCARKGRGTDDENQDGQEQTAAPTASVEYFNYCIFYREFGDNDIKNLPLVSNGERITYNGLKAYLRDLEKGGYKYVVKIFDRKGDYQSFISNYGIYESAWEIVRGINKTEGHVRTYFESNYKTSRKVVEDLLIEEIIQKSFNNKLSVDNDEGMMAKTLMDIKDKLVELSKKHSQLGAYDSQIAAIDSFKEYLSTYEAFYNRKEEIEKQLYDLLLVAMRESDKKDKELKSQDDLITKMYDELAQEKEAIAVAEVMSEKNSMAGVESLVNETRKALELKNTAIEEARGKLSLMESAGDYKDYAEYEKSYKGLQIAIDNRLREDTDITAELKILVAGYRKFYETETKRLKEKLDIAANRVKALEVRLSEAKDNLRNADKEAAGLGSLSDNLENEIQELQTQLGAALSDAGTVVCENASEEYDKSFSDKELLKNEETRMSEKFNDVQQQLMSLNETISANKALIDIFTEQSEKLEKADEAGNADNERMGKIREIYSADNDEAMLSVILETYQKMRSEYTEECKAAQELDSFIDNARKGTYICKSPERDRLKEYLESQYGSDVVEGHEWFAALNAGQKRDVLKRTPFVEYAFIIKNDFERIKADEMLKDFGKGAAAYPVISEQVLIDTKLEINKDLIVFALKDMSFLRDEAKLETQIKLAQEELDSHKAQAGKLADRMGLVWNDYTFALVYNAASGKVDASEAEAIRLKIADSEAAIIEAEKKRSALNVAKEQLAGQLSQTRAYIEEKENSCRILSQIIDMNSSIDKKYEKLKSLKADSEAARNRIYECEEAAASANSEYDTARDFEDSTRKEYEEIIKSWEEQYAPYYDENVSIEIDDDTYRLDKDEIESRFTGLKTALSQKNSDFADKQALMNHLSASMNKCRDAIEYRGYTFDDIKAKYEAGEIMAAGSQQLRNAKDALNNLVKSSDAVREELESQEALLNRLEGSIAHGINQIENNYGSFNEFPCDDPDGFITQHKVLIKKLEDNTKVQEKTRRQMSDSLKDILVCRKDLERIVSDAGMHVPEEFRPEDAQGITANLTEYEAVHKEYASITRLEYKKVDEFNKNKSKLIDLLNGFNAVELADEVRISLNVPENVVKTRSMIESLNETNTFIQLEKDRIAKGIEDMQMIKDNFENRCIQTCSNIKTELDRLPQLSNINLDGEQIAIISLQIPYIKEELYKEKMSEYIDETVFMAESFKEPAERLKYIRNRLSWKRLFSVIVTDMNSIRINLYKRERIKDQSRYLRYEEAVGSTGQSQGIYIQFLIAIINYISNMNSSGNEGVEGKTIFIDNPFGAAKDIYIWEPIFKLLATNHVQLIVPARGATPAITGRFDVNYILGQKLVDSRQQTVVVDYYSSTKESELEYTRMDYEQATFDFL from the coding sequence ATGCCACAGATTAACAGAATCAGAGTTAATAATGTTAAATATAATTTCGGTACACAGGTGTACGACGATTTCGTGATGCGCTTCAACTGCCAGAATACTATATATGACCTTGCCAATGGCGGTGGTAAGAGTCTGCTTATGCTGCTTCTTATGCAGAATATGCTTCCTAACTGCACACTTGATGACAAGCAGCCTATTGAGAAGCTTTTCAGACAGGGAAGCGGTAATACATGTATTCATTCTTTGGTTGAGTGGAAGTTAGATCCATGTTATCAGAAGGATGGTTTCAGGTTCATGACAACTGGTTTCTGTGCAAGAAAGGGAAGAGGCACAGACGATGAGAATCAGGATGGACAGGAACAGACAGCTGCACCGACAGCAAGTGTTGAATACTTTAATTACTGCATATTCTACAGGGAGTTTGGCGATAACGATATTAAGAATCTTCCACTTGTAAGTAATGGAGAGAGAATTACATATAACGGACTTAAGGCTTATCTTCGTGACCTTGAGAAGGGCGGGTACAAATATGTTGTTAAGATATTTGACAGAAAAGGTGATTACCAGAGCTTTATAAGTAACTACGGAATATATGAGAGTGCATGGGAAATTGTGCGTGGAATTAACAAGACAGAGGGACATGTAAGAACATATTTCGAGTCAAATTATAAGACAAGCCGTAAGGTTGTTGAGGATCTGCTTATAGAGGAGATTATCCAGAAATCCTTCAATAACAAGCTGTCAGTTGATAATGATGAGGGCATGATGGCTAAGACTCTTATGGATATTAAGGACAAGTTAGTGGAGCTTTCAAAGAAACACTCACAGCTTGGAGCATACGACAGCCAGATTGCAGCTATCGACAGTTTTAAAGAATATCTGTCGACATATGAAGCATTTTACAACAGAAAAGAAGAGATAGAGAAGCAGCTTTATGACCTGCTTCTTGTTGCTATGCGGGAAAGTGATAAGAAGGATAAGGAACTTAAGAGTCAGGACGATCTTATCACTAAGATGTATGATGAGCTTGCCCAAGAGAAGGAAGCTATAGCAGTTGCAGAGGTTATGTCTGAAAAGAATTCGATGGCAGGAGTTGAGAGCCTTGTTAATGAGACAAGAAAGGCACTTGAACTTAAGAATACTGCAATTGAAGAGGCAAGAGGAAAGCTTTCTTTGATGGAGTCTGCGGGTGATTATAAAGATTATGCAGAGTACGAGAAGTCTTATAAAGGACTTCAGATTGCGATAGATAACAGATTAAGAGAAGATACGGATATAACAGCAGAGTTAAAGATACTTGTTGCAGGTTACAGAAAATTCTATGAGACAGAGACCAAAAGACTTAAGGAAAAGCTTGATATAGCAGCTAACCGTGTTAAGGCGCTTGAAGTCAGATTATCAGAGGCTAAGGATAACCTTAGAAATGCTGACAAAGAGGCGGCAGGTCTTGGCAGTCTTTCGGATAATCTTGAGAATGAGATACAGGAATTACAGACACAGCTTGGAGCAGCTTTATCAGATGCAGGAACTGTCGTATGTGAAAATGCGTCTGAAGAATATGACAAGTCATTCAGCGATAAAGAACTGTTAAAGAATGAAGAGACAAGAATGTCCGAAAAATTCAATGATGTGCAGCAGCAGTTAATGTCACTTAATGAGACAATATCTGCCAATAAAGCACTTATTGATATATTCACAGAGCAGTCAGAAAAGCTAGAAAAGGCTGATGAGGCTGGAAATGCTGATAACGAGCGCATGGGCAAAATCCGTGAAATATATAGTGCAGATAATGACGAGGCAATGCTTTCGGTTATTCTTGAGACTTACCAGAAGATGCGCAGTGAATATACAGAAGAGTGTAAGGCAGCCCAGGAACTTGATAGCTTTATTGACAATGCAAGAAAGGGAACATATATCTGTAAGAGTCCTGAAAGAGACAGGCTTAAGGAATACCTTGAGAGCCAGTATGGTTCAGATGTTGTTGAGGGTCATGAGTGGTTCGCAGCCCTGAATGCAGGACAGAAAAGAGATGTATTAAAGAGAACGCCTTTCGTTGAGTACGCATTTATAATAAAGAACGATTTCGAGAGAATCAAAGCAGATGAGATGCTTAAGGATTTCGGCAAGGGTGCGGCTGCTTATCCTGTTATAAGCGAGCAGGTGCTTATTGATACTAAGTTAGAGATTAACAAAGACCTGATTGTATTCGCATTAAAGGATATGTCATTCCTTCGTGATGAGGCAAAGCTTGAGACACAGATTAAGCTTGCACAGGAGGAGCTTGATTCGCATAAGGCGCAGGCAGGAAAGCTGGCCGACAGAATGGGGCTTGTGTGGAATGATTATACATTTGCACTTGTATATAATGCTGCGTCTGGAAAGGTGGATGCGTCCGAGGCAGAAGCAATCAGATTAAAGATTGCTGACAGCGAGGCTGCAATTATTGAGGCTGAGAAGAAGAGAAGTGCATTAAATGTTGCAAAGGAACAGCTTGCAGGTCAGCTTTCACAGACAAGGGCTTACATTGAAGAAAAAGAAAATTCATGCAGGATTCTTTCACAGATTATTGATATGAATTCTTCTATAGACAAGAAGTATGAGAAGTTAAAGTCACTTAAGGCAGACAGTGAAGCTGCAAGAAACCGCATATATGAGTGCGAGGAGGCAGCAGCTTCTGCTAATTCTGAGTATGATACTGCAAGAGATTTTGAGGACAGTACAAGAAAGGAATATGAGGAAATCATTAAGTCATGGGAGGAGCAGTATGCACCTTATTATGATGAAAATGTTTCGATAGAAATCGATGATGATACATACCGTCTTGATAAGGATGAAATTGAGAGCAGATTCACCGGATTAAAGACAGCACTTTCACAGAAGAACAGTGACTTTGCAGATAAGCAGGCGCTGATGAACCATCTGTCTGCATCTATGAACAAATGTCGTGATGCAATAGAGTACAGAGGTTATACATTTGACGATATTAAGGCAAAGTATGAAGCCGGTGAGATTATGGCAGCAGGTTCACAGCAGTTAAGGAATGCCAAGGATGCTCTTAATAATCTTGTGAAGAGCAGTGATGCTGTAAGGGAAGAACTTGAGTCACAGGAAGCACTTCTTAACAGACTTGAGGGAAGTATCGCGCATGGTATTAACCAGATTGAGAATAATTATGGAAGCTTTAATGAATTCCCATGCGATGACCCGGATGGATTCATTACACAGCACAAGGTACTTATTAAGAAGTTAGAGGATAACACCAAGGTTCAGGAAAAGACACGCAGACAGATGTCTGATTCATTAAAAGACATACTTGTATGCAGAAAAGACCTTGAAAGAATTGTGTCAGATGCGGGCATGCATGTTCCAGAAGAATTCCGTCCGGAGGATGCACAGGGAATTACAGCTAATCTTACAGAATATGAGGCTGTTCATAAAGAATATGCTTCAATTACCAGATTAGAGTATAAGAAGGTTGATGAATTTAATAAGAATAAATCTAAACTTATTGACCTGCTTAACGGATTTAATGCAGTCGAGCTTGCAGATGAAGTAAGGATATCGCTTAATGTTCCTGAAAATGTGGTTAAGACCAGAAGTATGATTGAATCGTTAAATGAGACGAACACATTTATACAGTTAGAAAAAGACCGCATTGCCAAGGGTATAGAGGATATGCAGATGATTAAGGATAACTTCGAAAATCGTTGTATCCAGACATGCAGTAACATTAAGACTGAGCTTGACCGTCTGCCACAGTTGTCTAATATCAATCTTGACGGAGAACAGATTGCAATAATCAGTCTGCAGATTCCTTATATAAAGGAAGAATTATATAAGGAAAAGATGTCTGAATATATTGATGAAACTGTTTTTATGGCGGAAAGTTTTAAAGAGCCTGCGGAAAGACTCAAGTATATAAGAAACAGACTGTCATGGAAGAGACTTTTCTCAGTTATTGTCACAGATATGAATTCAATCAGAATTAATCTGTATAAGAGAGAGAGAATCAAGGATCAGAGCCGTTATTTAAGATATGAGGAAGCGGTTGGCTCAACAGGACAGTCACAGGGTATATATATCCAGTTCCTTATTGCGATTATCAACTACATATCTAATATGAATTCTTCAGGTAATGAAGGTGTTGAGGGTAAGACAATATTCATAGATAACCCATTCGGTGCGGCAAAGGATATATACATATGGGAGCCAATATTCAAGCTGCTTGCAACTAACCATGTCCAGCTTATTGTTCCTGCAAGAGGTGCAACTCCTGCTATTACAGGAAGATTCGATGTTAATTACATACTTGGCCAGAAGCTGGTTGATTCAAGGCAGCAGACTGTGGTTGTTGATTATTACAGCAGCACGAAGGAATCAGAATTGGAATACACGAGAATGGATTACGAACAGGCAACATTTGATTTTTTGTAA
- the tkt gene encoding transketolase — MTNIDEMSINAIRVLSADAIQKANSGHPGLPLGTAPTAYELWTNHMNYNPADPKWENRDRFVLSGGHGSMLLYSLFHLLGIGNLSLDDVKNFRQMGSKTPGHPEYGHTVGVEATTGPLGQGMAMAVGMAMAEAHLASVFNKDGYNVVDHYTYVLGGDGCMMEGISSECFSLAGTLGLSKLIVFYDSNNISIEGSTDIAFTENVMKRFEAFGFQTIEVADGNDIEAIGKAIEEAKADKERPSLIKVNTLIGYGCPAKQGKASAHGEPLGIDNVAALKENLNWPCKGDFEVPQEVYDHYKEIAARMAEPEKEWNKLFAEYCEKFPEMKELWDKYYNGCDMSDLFNSEEYLAKPEKAEATRSSSGTILNMIKNLMPNLIGGSADLAPSNKTNMKDAGDFSKENYAGTNLHFGVREQAMAAIGNGLALHGGLRPFVATFFVFSDYTKPMARLTSLMKLPVVYVFTHDSIGVGEDGPTHEPIEQLAAFRSMPDFTVFRPCDRTETALAWEYAIESKDEPTALVLTRQNLPQMAGSSKEALKGAYILEDSDKETPDGIIIASGSEVNLAVSAKAELKNAGIDVRVVSMPSMDVFEKQSDEYKESVLPKSVRKRVAVEALSDFGWYRYVGLDGKVICMKTFGASGPANQLFEHFGFTVENVVNTVKSLF, encoded by the coding sequence ATGACTAATATCGATGAAATGTCAATTAATGCAATCAGAGTATTGTCAGCAGATGCAATTCAGAAGGCGAATTCAGGACATCCTGGACTTCCACTTGGAACTGCACCAACAGCTTATGAATTATGGACTAACCATATGAATTACAATCCTGCTGATCCTAAGTGGGAGAATAGAGACAGATTCGTTCTTTCTGGCGGACATGGTTCAATGCTTCTTTACTCATTGTTCCATTTACTTGGAATTGGCAATCTTTCTTTAGATGATGTAAAGAATTTCAGACAGATGGGCTCAAAGACACCAGGACATCCAGAGTATGGTCATACAGTTGGTGTTGAAGCAACAACTGGACCTCTTGGACAGGGTATGGCTATGGCAGTAGGTATGGCTATGGCAGAAGCACATCTTGCATCAGTATTTAATAAGGATGGATACAATGTAGTAGACCATTACACATATGTACTTGGTGGAGACGGCTGTATGATGGAAGGTATTTCATCAGAGTGTTTCTCACTTGCAGGAACATTAGGTCTTTCAAAGCTTATTGTATTCTATGATTCTAACAATATATCAATCGAAGGAAGCACAGATATTGCATTTACAGAAAATGTAATGAAGAGATTTGAAGCATTTGGCTTCCAGACAATCGAGGTTGCTGATGGCAATGATATCGAAGCTATAGGCAAGGCTATTGAAGAAGCTAAGGCTGATAAGGAAAGACCTTCACTTATCAAGGTTAATACACTTATCGGATACGGTTGTCCTGCAAAGCAGGGTAAGGCAAGCGCACACGGTGAGCCTCTTGGTATTGATAATGTTGCAGCACTTAAGGAAAATCTTAACTGGCCATGCAAGGGTGATTTTGAAGTACCACAGGAAGTATATGACCATTATAAAGAGATAGCAGCAAGAATGGCTGAGCCAGAGAAAGAATGGAATAAGCTCTTTGCTGAATACTGTGAGAAGTTCCCTGAGATGAAGGAACTCTGGGATAAATATTACAATGGATGTGATATGTCCGATTTATTCAATTCTGAGGAATACCTTGCGAAGCCAGAGAAGGCAGAAGCAACAAGAAGTTCAAGTGGAACAATTCTTAACATGATTAAGAATCTCATGCCTAACCTTATTGGTGGTTCAGCAGATTTAGCACCATCTAATAAGACTAACATGAAGGATGCAGGAGATTTCTCTAAGGAGAATTATGCAGGAACTAACCTTCACTTTGGTGTAAGAGAACAGGCTATGGCAGCAATTGGTAATGGACTTGCACTTCATGGTGGATTAAGACCATTCGTTGCAACATTCTTCGTATTCAGTGATTACACAAAGCCAATGGCAAGACTTACATCACTTATGAAGTTACCAGTTGTATATGTATTCACACATGACAGTATCGGAGTTGGTGAGGACGGACCTACACATGAGCCAATCGAGCAGCTTGCAGCATTCCGTTCAATGCCTGACTTCACAGTATTCAGACCATGTGACAGAACAGAGACAGCACTTGCATGGGAATATGCTATTGAGTCTAAGGATGAGCCAACAGCATTAGTTCTTACAAGACAGAATCTTCCACAGATGGCAGGTTCATCTAAGGAAGCACTCAAGGGTGCATATATTCTTGAGGATTCAGATAAAGAGACTCCAGATGGAATCATCATTGCAAGTGGTTCAGAAGTGAACTTAGCTGTATCTGCAAAGGCAGAGCTTAAGAATGCAGGAATAGATGTAAGAGTAGTAAGTATGCCATCTATGGACGTATTCGAGAAGCAGTCAGATGAATACAAGGAATCAGTACTTCCTAAGAGTGTAAGAAAGAGAGTTGCAGTTGAAGCACTTTCAGACTTTGGATGGTACAGATATGTAGGTCTTGACGGAAAGGTAATCTGCATGAAGACATTCGGAGCTTCAGGTCCGGCTAACCAGTTATTCGAGCATTTCGGATTCACTGTAGAGAATGTAGTTAACACTGTTAAGAGTCTTTTCTAA